A section of the Papio anubis isolate 15944 chromosome 2, Panubis1.0, whole genome shotgun sequence genome encodes:
- the USP19 gene encoding ubiquitin carboxyl-terminal hydrolase 19 isoform X6, whose amino-acid sequence MSGGASATGPRRGPPGLEDATSKKQQKDRANQESKDGDPRKETGSRYVAQAGLELLASGDPSASASCAAGITGSRHHSRLFFPSLSGSASTPREEQTKEGACEDPHDLLATPPPELLLDWRQSAEEVIVKLHVGVGPLQLEDVDAAFTDTDCVVRFAGGQQWGGVFYAEIKSSCAKVQTRKGSLLHLTLPKKVPMLTWPSLLKKPLGTQELVPGLQCQENGQELSPTALEPGPEPHRAKQEARNQKRAQGRGEVGSGAGPGAQAGPSAKRAVHLCRGPEGEGSRDDPGPRGDAPPFVADPATQVEADEQLCIPPVNPQTCLLGSEENLALLAGEKAVSPGNDPVSPAMVRSRNSGKDDRAKEEMAVAADAATLVDEPESMVNLAFVKNDSYEKGPDSVVVHVYVKEICRDTSRVLFREQDFTLIFQTRDGNFLRLHPGCGPHTIFRWQVKLRNLIEPEQCTFCFTASRIDICLRKRQSQRWGGLEAPATRVGGAKVAVPTGPTPLDSTPPGGAPHPLTGQEEARAMEKDKSKARSEDTGLESVATRTPMEHVTPKPETHLASPKPTCMVPPMPHSPVSGDSVEEEEEEEKKVCLPGFTGLVNLGNTCFMNSVIQSLSNTRELRDFFHDRSFEAEINYNNPLGTGGRLAIGFAVLLRALWKGTHHAFQPSKLKAIVASKASQFTGYAQHDAQEFMAFLLDGLHEDLNRIQNKPYTETVDSDGRPDEVVAEEAWQRHKMRNDSFIVDLFQGQYKSKLVCPVCAKVSITFDPFLYLPVPLPQKQKVLPVFYFAREPHSKPIKFLVSVSKENSTASEVLDSLSQSVRVKPENLRLAEVIKNRFHRVFLPSHSLDTVSPSDMLLCFELLSPELAKERVVVLEVQQRPQVPSVPISKCAACQRKQQSEDEKLKRCTRCYRVGYCNQLCQKTHWPDHKGLCRPENIGYPFLVSVPASRLTYARLAQLLEGYARYSVSVFQPPFQPGRMALESQSPGCTTLLSTGSLEAGDSERDPIQPPELQLVTPMAEGDTGLPRVWAAPDRGPVPSTSGISSEILASGPTEVGSLPAGERVSRPEAAVPGYQHPSEAMNAHTPQFFIYKIDSSNREQRLEDKGDTPLELGDDCSLALVWRNNERLQEFVLVASKELECAEDPGSAGEAARAGHFTLDQCLNLFTRPEVLAPEEAWYCPQCKQHREASKQLLLWRLPNVLIVQLKRFSFRSFIWRDKINDLVEFPVRNLDLSKFCIGQKEEQLPSYDLYAVINHYGGMIGGHYTACARLPNDRSSQRSDVGWRLFDDSTVTTVDESQVVTRYAYVLFYRRRNSPVERPPRAGHSEHHPDLGPAAEAAASQASRIWQELEAEEEPVPEGPGPLGPWGPQDWVGPPPRGPTTPDEGCLRYFVLGTVAALVALVLNVFYPLVSQSRWR is encoded by the exons ATGTCTGGCGGGGCCAGTGCCACAGGCCCAAGGAGAGGGCCCCCAGGACTGGAGGACGCAACTAGTAAGAAGCAGCAGAAGGATCGAGCAAACCAGGAGAGCAAGGATGGAGATCCTAGGAAAG agacagggtctcgatatgttgcccaggctggtcttgaacttctggcctcaggtgatccttctgcctcagcctcctgcgcagctgggatcacaggctcacgccaccattcCCGGCTGTTCTTTCCTTCATTGTCAGGGTCAGCATCCACTCCTCGGGAGGAGCAGACCAAAGAGG GAGCTTGTGAAGACCCTCATGATCTCTTGGCTACTCCCCCTCCAGAGTTGTTGCTCGATTGGAGGCAGAGTGCAGAAGAGGTGATTGTCAAGCTTCATGTGGGAGTAGGTCCCCTGCAGCTGGAGGATGTAGATGCTGCTTTCACAGATACGGACTGTGTGGTGCGGTTTGCAG GTGGTCAGCAGTGGGGTGGTGTCTTCTATGCTGAGATAAAAAGCTCTTGTGCTAAAGTGCAAACCCGCAAGGGCAGTCTCCTGCACCTGACACTGCCCAAAAAGGTGCCTATGCTCACGTGGCCCTCCCTCCTG AAGAAACCTCTAGGGACCCAGGAGCTGGTGCCGGGGCTGCAGTGCCAGGAGAATGGGCAAGAACTGTCTCCCACTGCCCTGGAGCCAGGCCCTGAGCCCCACCGGGCTAAGCAGGAGGCCCGGAACCAGAAGCGGGCCCAGGGCCGTGGTGAGGTAGGCTCAGGGGCTGGCCCCGGGGCCCAGGCAGGGCCCAGCGCCAAGAGGGCTGTGCATCTCTGCAGAGGGCCAGAGGGGGAGGGGTCCAGGGATGACCCTGGACCCCGGGGTGATGCCCCACCCTTCGTGGCTGACCCGGCCACCCAG GTTGAGGCTGATGAACAGCTTTGCATACCACCGGTGAACCCCCAaacctgcctcctgggctcagaggaGAATTTAGCCCTTTTGGCAGGAGAGAAAGCAGTGTCTCCTGGGAATGACCCAGTCTCTCCAGCCATGGTCCGGAGCAGAAACTCTGGGAAAGATGACCGTGCCAAGGAGGAGATGGCAGTGGCAGCAGATGCTGCAACCTTGGTGGATG AGCCCGAGTCGATGGTGAACCTGGCATTTGTCAAGAATGACTCGTATGAGAAGGGCCCGGATTCAGTGGTGGTGCACGTGTACGTGAAGGAGATCTGCAGGGACACCTCGAGAGTACTTTTTCGTGAGCAGGACTTCACACTCATCTTCCAGACCAG GGATGGAAACTTCCTGAGGCTGCACCCAGGCTGTGGGCCCCACACCATCTTCCGTTGGCAGGTGAAGCTCAG GAATCTGATTGAGCCAGAGCAGTGCACCTTCTGTTTCACGGCTTCTCGCATCGACATCTGCCTTCGTAAGAGGCAGAGTCAGCGCTGGGGGGGCCTGGAGGCCCCGGCTACACGAG TGGGTGGTGCAAAGGTTGCCGTGCCGACAGGTCCAACCCCTCTGGATTCAACCCCACCAGGAGgtgctccccaccccctgacaggccagGAGGAGGCCCGGGCTATGGAGAAGGATAAATCCAAGGCACGATCTGAGGACACAGGGCTAGAGAGTGTGGCAACCCGCACACCTATGGAGCATGTAACCCCAAAGCCAGAGACACACCTGGCGTCG CCCAAGCCTACATGTATGGTGCCTCCCATGCCCCACAGCCCGGTTAGTGGAGATagtgtggaggaggaggaagaggaagagaagaaagtgtGTCTGCCAGGCTTCACTGGCCTTGTCAATTTAGGCAACACCTGCTTCATGAACAGCGTCATTCAGTCTCTGTCCAACACTCGGGAACTCCGGGACTTCTTCCATG ACCGCTCCTTTGAGGCTGAGATAAACTACAACAACCCACTAGGGACTGGTGGGCGTCTGGCCATTGGCTTTGCTGTGCTGCTTCGGGCGCTGTGGAAGGGCACCCACCATGCCTTCCAGCCTTCCAAGTTGAAG GCCATTGTGGCGAGTAAGGCCAGCCAGTTCACAGGCTATGCGCAGCATGATGCCCAGGAGTTCATGGCTTTCCTGCTGGATGGGCTGCACGAGGACCTGAATCGCATTCAGAACAAGCCCTACACAGAGACCGTGGACTCAGATGGGCGGCCCGATGAG GTGGTAGCTGAGGAAGCATGGCAGCGGCACAAGATGAGGAATGACTCTTTCATCGTGGACCTATTTCAGGGGCAGTACAAGTCGAAGCTGGTGTGCCCTGTGTGTGCCAAG GTCTCCATCACTTTCGACCCGTTTCTTTATCTGCCGGTGCCCTTGCCACAAAAGCAAAAGGTTCTCCCTGTCTTTTATTTCGCCCGAGAGCCCCACAGCAAGCCCATTAAG TTCCTGGTGAGCGTCAGCAAGGAGAACTCCACTGCCAGTGAAGTATTGGACTCCCTCTCTCAAAGCGTTCGTGTGAAGCCTGAGAATCTGCGTTTGGCGGAG GTAATTAAGAATCGTTTCCATCGTGTGTTCCTGCCCTCCCACTCACTGGACACTGTGTCCCCATCTGATATGCTCCTCTGCTTTGAGCTGCTATCCCCAGAGTTGGCTAAGGAGCGGGTAGTGGTGCTAGAGGTGCAACAG CGCCCCCAGGTGCCCAGCGTCCCCATCTCCAAGTGTGCAGCCTGCCAGCGGAAGCAACAGTCGGAGGATGAAAAGCTGAAGCGCTGTACCCGGTGCTACCGTGTGGGCTACTGCAACCA gCTCTGCCAGAAAACCCACTGGCCTGACCACAAGGGCCTCTGCCGACCTGAGAACATTGGCTACCCCTTCCTGGTCAGTGTACCTGCCTCACGCCTCACTTATGCCCGCCTTGCTCAGCTGCTAGAGGGCTATGCCCG GTACTCTGTGAGTGTATTCCAGCCACCCTTTCAGCCTGGCCGCATGGCCTTGGAGTCTCAGAGCCCTGGCTGCACCACACTGCTCTCCACTGGCTCCCTGGAGGCTGGGGACAGTGAGAGGGACCCCATTCAGCCACCTGAGCTCCAGCTGGTGACCCCTATGGCTGAGGGGGACACAGGGCTTCCCCGGGTGTGGGCAGCCCCTGACCGGGGTCCTGTGCCCAGCACCAGTGGAATTTCTTCTGAGATACTGGCCAGTGGGCCCACTGAGGTTGGCTCCTTGCCTGCTGGCGAGAGGGTGTCCCGACCCGAAG CCGCTGTGCCTGGGTACCAGCACCCAAGTGAAGCTATGAATGCCCACACACCAcagttcttcatctataaaattgacTCATCCAACCGAGAGCAGCGGCTAGAGGACAAAG GAGACACCCCACTGGAGCTGGGTGACGATTGTAGCCTGGCTCTCGTCTGGAGGAACAATGAGCGTTTGCAGGAGTTTGTGTTGGTAGCCTCCAAGGAGCTGGAATGTGCTGAGGATCCAGGCTCTGCCGGTGAGGCTGCCCGGGCCGGCCACTTCACTCTGGACCAGTGCCTCAACCTCTTCACACGGCCTGAGGTGCTGGCACCCGAGGAGGCCTG GTACTGCCCACAGTGCAAACAGCACCGTGAGGCCTCCAAGCAGCTGTTGCTATGGCGCCTGCCAAATGTTCTCATCGTGCAGCTCAAGCGCTTCTCCTTTCGTAGTTTTATCTGGCGTGACAAGATCAATGACTTAGTGGAGTTCCCTGTTCG GAACCTGGACCTGAGCAAGTTCTGCATTGGTCAGAAAGAGGAGCAGCTGCCCAGCTATGATCTGTATGCTGTCATCAACCACTATGGAGGCATGATTGGTGGCCACTACACTGCCTGTGCACGCCTGCCCAATGATCGTAGCAGTCAGCGCAGTGACGTGG GCTGGCGCTTGTTTGATGACAGCACGGTGACAACGGTAGACGAGAGCCAGGTTGTGACGCGTTATGCCTATGTACTCTTCTACCGCCGGCGGAACTCTCCTGTGGAGAGGCCCCCCAGGGCAGGTCACTCTGAGCACCACCCAGACCTAGGCCCTGCAGCTGAGGCTGCTGCCAGCCAG
- the USP19 gene encoding ubiquitin carboxyl-terminal hydrolase 19 isoform X25 — protein MSGGASATGPRRGPPGLEDATSKKQQKDRANQESKDGDPRKETGSRYVAQAGLELLASGDPSASASCAAGITGSRHHSRLFFPSLSGSASTPREEQTKEELLLDWRQSAEEVIVKLHVGVGPLQLEDVDAAFTDTDCVVRFAGGQQWGGVFYAEIKSSCAKVQTRKGSLLHLTLPKKVPMLTWPSLLKKPLGTQELVPGLQCQENGQELSPTALEPGPEPHRAKQEARNQKRAQGRGEVGSGAGPGAQAGPSAKRAVHLCRGPEGEGSRDDPGPRGDAPPFVADPATQVEADEQLCIPPVNPQTCLLGSEENLALLAGEKAVSPGNDPVSPAMVRSRNSGKDDRAKEEMAVAADAATLVDEPESMVNLAFVKNDSYEKGPDSVVVHVYVKEICRDTSRVLFREQDFTLIFQTRDGNFLRLHPGCGPHTIFRWQVKLRNLIEPEQCTFCFTASRIDICLRKRQSQRWGGLEAPATRVGGAKVAVPTGPTPLDSTPPGGAPHPLTGQEEARAMEKDKSKARSEDTGLESVATRTPMEHVTPKPETHLASPKPTCMVPPMPHSPVSGDSVEEEEEEEKKVCLPGFTGLVNLGNTCFMNSVIQSLSNTRELRDFFHDRSFEAEINYNNPLGTGGRLAIGFAVLLRALWKGTHHAFQPSKLKAIVASKASQFTGYAQHDAQEFMAFLLDGLHEDLNRIQNKPYTETVDSDGRPDEVVAEEAWQRHKMRNDSFIVDLFQGQYKSKLVCPVCAKVSITFDPFLYLPVPLPQKQKVLPVFYFAREPHSKPIKFLVSVSKENSTASEVLDSLSQSVRVKPENLRLAEVIKNRFHRVFLPSHSLDTVSPSDMLLCFELLSPELAKERVVVLEVQQRPQVPSVPISKCAACQRKQQSEDEKLKRCTRCYRVGYCNQLCQKTHWPDHKGLCRPENIGYPFLVSVPASRLTYARLAQLLEGYARYSVSVFQPPFQPGRMALESQSPGCTTLLSTGSLEAGDSERDPIQPPELQLVTPMAEGDTGLPRVWAAPDRGPVPSTSGISSEILASGPTEVGSLPAGERVSRPEAAVPGYQHPSEAMNAHTPQFFIYKIDSSNREQRLEDKGDTPLELGDDCSLALVWRNNERLQEFVLVASKELECAEDPGSAGEAARAGHFTLDQCLNLFTRPEVLAPEEAWYCPQCKQHREASKQLLLWRLPNVLIVQLKRFSFRSFIWRDKINDLVEFPVRNLDLSKFCIGQKEEQLPSYDLYAVINHYGGMIGGHYTACARLPNDRSSQRSDVGWRLFDDSTVTTVDESQVVTRYAYVLFYRRRNSPVERPPRAGHSEHHPDLGPAAEAAASQGLGPGQAPEVAPTRTAPERFAPPVDRPAPTYSNMEEVD, from the exons ATGTCTGGCGGGGCCAGTGCCACAGGCCCAAGGAGAGGGCCCCCAGGACTGGAGGACGCAACTAGTAAGAAGCAGCAGAAGGATCGAGCAAACCAGGAGAGCAAGGATGGAGATCCTAGGAAAG agacagggtctcgatatgttgcccaggctggtcttgaacttctggcctcaggtgatccttctgcctcagcctcctgcgcagctgggatcacaggctcacgccaccattcCCGGCTGTTCTTTCCTTCATTGTCAGGGTCAGCATCCACTCCTCGGGAGGAGCAGACCAAAGAGG AGTTGTTGCTCGATTGGAGGCAGAGTGCAGAAGAGGTGATTGTCAAGCTTCATGTGGGAGTAGGTCCCCTGCAGCTGGAGGATGTAGATGCTGCTTTCACAGATACGGACTGTGTGGTGCGGTTTGCAG GTGGTCAGCAGTGGGGTGGTGTCTTCTATGCTGAGATAAAAAGCTCTTGTGCTAAAGTGCAAACCCGCAAGGGCAGTCTCCTGCACCTGACACTGCCCAAAAAGGTGCCTATGCTCACGTGGCCCTCCCTCCTG AAGAAACCTCTAGGGACCCAGGAGCTGGTGCCGGGGCTGCAGTGCCAGGAGAATGGGCAAGAACTGTCTCCCACTGCCCTGGAGCCAGGCCCTGAGCCCCACCGGGCTAAGCAGGAGGCCCGGAACCAGAAGCGGGCCCAGGGCCGTGGTGAGGTAGGCTCAGGGGCTGGCCCCGGGGCCCAGGCAGGGCCCAGCGCCAAGAGGGCTGTGCATCTCTGCAGAGGGCCAGAGGGGGAGGGGTCCAGGGATGACCCTGGACCCCGGGGTGATGCCCCACCCTTCGTGGCTGACCCGGCCACCCAG GTTGAGGCTGATGAACAGCTTTGCATACCACCGGTGAACCCCCAaacctgcctcctgggctcagaggaGAATTTAGCCCTTTTGGCAGGAGAGAAAGCAGTGTCTCCTGGGAATGACCCAGTCTCTCCAGCCATGGTCCGGAGCAGAAACTCTGGGAAAGATGACCGTGCCAAGGAGGAGATGGCAGTGGCAGCAGATGCTGCAACCTTGGTGGATG AGCCCGAGTCGATGGTGAACCTGGCATTTGTCAAGAATGACTCGTATGAGAAGGGCCCGGATTCAGTGGTGGTGCACGTGTACGTGAAGGAGATCTGCAGGGACACCTCGAGAGTACTTTTTCGTGAGCAGGACTTCACACTCATCTTCCAGACCAG GGATGGAAACTTCCTGAGGCTGCACCCAGGCTGTGGGCCCCACACCATCTTCCGTTGGCAGGTGAAGCTCAG GAATCTGATTGAGCCAGAGCAGTGCACCTTCTGTTTCACGGCTTCTCGCATCGACATCTGCCTTCGTAAGAGGCAGAGTCAGCGCTGGGGGGGCCTGGAGGCCCCGGCTACACGAG TGGGTGGTGCAAAGGTTGCCGTGCCGACAGGTCCAACCCCTCTGGATTCAACCCCACCAGGAGgtgctccccaccccctgacaggccagGAGGAGGCCCGGGCTATGGAGAAGGATAAATCCAAGGCACGATCTGAGGACACAGGGCTAGAGAGTGTGGCAACCCGCACACCTATGGAGCATGTAACCCCAAAGCCAGAGACACACCTGGCGTCG CCCAAGCCTACATGTATGGTGCCTCCCATGCCCCACAGCCCGGTTAGTGGAGATagtgtggaggaggaggaagaggaagagaagaaagtgtGTCTGCCAGGCTTCACTGGCCTTGTCAATTTAGGCAACACCTGCTTCATGAACAGCGTCATTCAGTCTCTGTCCAACACTCGGGAACTCCGGGACTTCTTCCATG ACCGCTCCTTTGAGGCTGAGATAAACTACAACAACCCACTAGGGACTGGTGGGCGTCTGGCCATTGGCTTTGCTGTGCTGCTTCGGGCGCTGTGGAAGGGCACCCACCATGCCTTCCAGCCTTCCAAGTTGAAG GCCATTGTGGCGAGTAAGGCCAGCCAGTTCACAGGCTATGCGCAGCATGATGCCCAGGAGTTCATGGCTTTCCTGCTGGATGGGCTGCACGAGGACCTGAATCGCATTCAGAACAAGCCCTACACAGAGACCGTGGACTCAGATGGGCGGCCCGATGAG GTGGTAGCTGAGGAAGCATGGCAGCGGCACAAGATGAGGAATGACTCTTTCATCGTGGACCTATTTCAGGGGCAGTACAAGTCGAAGCTGGTGTGCCCTGTGTGTGCCAAG GTCTCCATCACTTTCGACCCGTTTCTTTATCTGCCGGTGCCCTTGCCACAAAAGCAAAAGGTTCTCCCTGTCTTTTATTTCGCCCGAGAGCCCCACAGCAAGCCCATTAAG TTCCTGGTGAGCGTCAGCAAGGAGAACTCCACTGCCAGTGAAGTATTGGACTCCCTCTCTCAAAGCGTTCGTGTGAAGCCTGAGAATCTGCGTTTGGCGGAG GTAATTAAGAATCGTTTCCATCGTGTGTTCCTGCCCTCCCACTCACTGGACACTGTGTCCCCATCTGATATGCTCCTCTGCTTTGAGCTGCTATCCCCAGAGTTGGCTAAGGAGCGGGTAGTGGTGCTAGAGGTGCAACAG CGCCCCCAGGTGCCCAGCGTCCCCATCTCCAAGTGTGCAGCCTGCCAGCGGAAGCAACAGTCGGAGGATGAAAAGCTGAAGCGCTGTACCCGGTGCTACCGTGTGGGCTACTGCAACCA gCTCTGCCAGAAAACCCACTGGCCTGACCACAAGGGCCTCTGCCGACCTGAGAACATTGGCTACCCCTTCCTGGTCAGTGTACCTGCCTCACGCCTCACTTATGCCCGCCTTGCTCAGCTGCTAGAGGGCTATGCCCG GTACTCTGTGAGTGTATTCCAGCCACCCTTTCAGCCTGGCCGCATGGCCTTGGAGTCTCAGAGCCCTGGCTGCACCACACTGCTCTCCACTGGCTCCCTGGAGGCTGGGGACAGTGAGAGGGACCCCATTCAGCCACCTGAGCTCCAGCTGGTGACCCCTATGGCTGAGGGGGACACAGGGCTTCCCCGGGTGTGGGCAGCCCCTGACCGGGGTCCTGTGCCCAGCACCAGTGGAATTTCTTCTGAGATACTGGCCAGTGGGCCCACTGAGGTTGGCTCCTTGCCTGCTGGCGAGAGGGTGTCCCGACCCGAAG CCGCTGTGCCTGGGTACCAGCACCCAAGTGAAGCTATGAATGCCCACACACCAcagttcttcatctataaaattgacTCATCCAACCGAGAGCAGCGGCTAGAGGACAAAG GAGACACCCCACTGGAGCTGGGTGACGATTGTAGCCTGGCTCTCGTCTGGAGGAACAATGAGCGTTTGCAGGAGTTTGTGTTGGTAGCCTCCAAGGAGCTGGAATGTGCTGAGGATCCAGGCTCTGCCGGTGAGGCTGCCCGGGCCGGCCACTTCACTCTGGACCAGTGCCTCAACCTCTTCACACGGCCTGAGGTGCTGGCACCCGAGGAGGCCTG GTACTGCCCACAGTGCAAACAGCACCGTGAGGCCTCCAAGCAGCTGTTGCTATGGCGCCTGCCAAATGTTCTCATCGTGCAGCTCAAGCGCTTCTCCTTTCGTAGTTTTATCTGGCGTGACAAGATCAATGACTTAGTGGAGTTCCCTGTTCG GAACCTGGACCTGAGCAAGTTCTGCATTGGTCAGAAAGAGGAGCAGCTGCCCAGCTATGATCTGTATGCTGTCATCAACCACTATGGAGGCATGATTGGTGGCCACTACACTGCCTGTGCACGCCTGCCCAATGATCGTAGCAGTCAGCGCAGTGACGTGG GCTGGCGCTTGTTTGATGACAGCACGGTGACAACGGTAGACGAGAGCCAGGTTGTGACGCGTTATGCCTATGTACTCTTCTACCGCCGGCGGAACTCTCCTGTGGAGAGGCCCCCCAGGGCAGGTCACTCTGAGCACCACCCAGACCTAGGCCCTGCAGCTGAGGCTGCTGCCAGCCAG